The stretch of DNA TTCATTCAAGTTGCCATTGTTGGTGTGTGCCACTATCGGAACGTGGTATCCATAGAAGTGAGTTGTAAGTCGTTTGATTAACCATATCTAATCGATAATACTTATGATCTTTAATAGCCATAATGTAATATCTGTGTgttatgtttttttcatgttttttttttttcgcaTTTCATAATGTAATGCATAAAACGTAACACACAATTTATTGTAAATATTCGGTGATCAGCAATGTCcccagtatgtacaataccCTATCATCTTCgttcctttttttttttttatgttaATGGTCCATTACATCTATATACCTATTTAATTTATTCCAATATTCCAGGTTCTtgtaaatatatatacggTATATgattattattattttttgaaagaaaataaaatacaGCAAATCATACAAATATCAGTCGTGAGTTCAATTCTGGTGCAAGTATGTAGTACCATAGACAAGACAGGTTAAAATCGCCAAATAAAATATAGAAGCCAAGAAAAAACTTCTGCTTGAAATCAGACATTCACCCATCTACACAAGTACTAGGTCGcatataaaaaaaaaaacaactaATACCGACTCTCCGACGAGATCAGtttagtcacgtgactccacATACCAAATGCACGCATCACTTCTACCTGCATCTCATCACGACACATCACCATATCTTAGCACACGACACCGCAACTGCGCAAGATGAGGTTCTACGTCATCCTAGTTCTTCTGACAACTCTCGTACTTGCCTCTGTTGGCGACAGATCGCCCGACTTCCGCAACTGCGTCACCAATTGCATTCGACACACGTGTCAGACACAAAAATACGTGCCGCCGCTGATGCACCGGCTTCTGCTGTGGGACTGCCCTCAGGAATGCGATTATCGGTGTCAGCAGATCATCACGTTTGCTCGGCTCAACCAGGGCCAGGAAATCGTTCAATTCCACGGGAAATGGCCGTTTTTTCGGTTTTTCGGAATCCAGGAGTTGGCGTCGGTGGTCTTTTCTTTGGCCAACTTTGTGCCTCATTACCGAGGTTGGCTGATGCTCAAGCACCTCAATCAGCGAAAACCCAACCCGCTAATCCCCTACTACATTGGATTTGCGCTGGTGGGAATGAACTCATGGATCTGGAGCGCCGTGTTCCATACCCGCGATTTCCCCGTGACCGAGAAGCTCGACTACTTCTCGGCCGGTCTGTCTGTGCTCTACggtttcttttttgccACTGTCAGAATCTTCCGACTCGATCGAGACTCCAGAGAAACCACCCGTCTCGTTCTCGCCTCAGTCTGTGTCACGCTCTTCCTGGCTCACGTTTCGTATCTTTCCTTCATCAAATTCGACTACGGATACAACATGACGGCTAACGTAGTGGTAGGAGCCCTCCAGCTCATCATGTGGAGTGTTTACTCGTTCACCCAGTTTGCAAAGACACACCAATGGTGGTCGCTCATGCCATTTGGACTCTGTGTCACCATTTCGGCTGCTATGGGCCTGGAACTGTTTGATTTCCCACCATGGAAATTTTTCATCGACGCTCATTCGCTGTGGCACGCTGCTACCGTGATTCCCTGTTTCCTGTGGTACACATGGATGAAGAAGGATCTTCAGTACGAGGAGCGAGCAGAGAAACAGGAGTGAGGGTACAAGAGGGTTTAGCCGGTCAACCGGTGCAAGTGGTTCgatggacaaggacaaggtcTAATTGATAACCCGGTGCATGAAGTCCAGCCGGTACTGCCTGGAGATGAGAGGATGTAAATATTGGAGTCAAGTAGTAACTCTGCTACTATACAACACCTGTAACATCAGCCCATCGCCGTTTGCTGAAATAGCtagaagaggaagaagtaGAATCATTTGTATTTCTGCGAGCCTCCAATATGCTCCGGTTCCCTCAAATATATGTCAATTATAGATACCACTATCTGGGAGGTTCAACATGAAGCTTTTTTGCTTGCTATTATACAAGTTTAGTTGATGATTTAATGAAAACTGAGATCGAGGTAACAGTCAGTCCTAGTCATGCGATTCACGCGCAAATTGTCAGACCTTATACCAGTTAGAGAAGACGGCATCTGAAGGACTCTCCAGTACCAAATCAAAGTCTCAGGCCATGGATTAATGGGATTCCCCAGACACTCCAACTTTGAGTAGATCACGGCTCACTTCGGGCAATCTTCTagaagtactgtacatactgtatttTTTAAATGGTGTTTATTTTGAAAGGAAACGAAGAATCCGCAATCATCATTGGTTTCGCTATAATCGATTTACCGCGATGGCGAGTCATCAGCCCGTTTGGACGCAGTCAAGTCTGCAATGATATCCAGTCAAGCTGAAACGATACACAATTGGACTAAAACAAACATTTTCCCAATATATTGCTATCATTAGAACCAAAAGACTTCAAGAAAAAGGATTCtgcaatttttttcaataTTGACCCATTATTGGACAGTTTACGGAGTGTTAATTCTCGGTCAATAAAGCTAAAAACATCTCCAGGTAAATGGGAGAGACAATATTGCAACAACTACGCTAAAGTAATTATTGTAGTATAACAAATACACAGTTAATTTCCAATATTTACGTATTACTGTAAAATGAACCCAACTTGCCTATCAAGTAAATCAGCTCTTCTCGGACATATTCTGGACTgctttctcttctctcttttttttataacATGGTACATGAATCTCTATAATCCTCAATAATGTCGCTCGAGTCCAACAATTCAACAATGTTGAGTACTACTCAAGATTAATGGCCTCACTTTTTAATGACATGACCTTTTAATGACATGACCTTTAATGACAGGACCTTTTAATGACATCACTTTTGTTGgtgatcaagaaggactgAAGAACCAAAAGTAACCATTGGATAGTTCCACTTTTCCAAATAAATCGACTAACTTCTTCACCTAGAATTATTCAACTTCAGTTCTCTGACTTTCTCAAATGCTCTTCCCGACAGACCTCCAAATGTTCCAGATCACATATAACATATAATGAGATATTAATGAAGTGAAATTCAATCGATAATTCCATTGATATCCCTAATATCCAATATCTACCATTTAAGAGTAACTGAGTGCTCATAAACACAATCTCGTTACGACCAAGAAAAACCAAAAGAAAACTGCAAAATGAAAATTGCAAAATGAAAACTGTCATTACAAGATACCTTTATATGACTTACCATTATTATACTCCCATAGTAATACCATTCTCGCTACCCATTTCCACACAAATACACATCAATATCAATCTGGTCTGGGGTATATTCCTCGTTTACCCATTGACCACTGGAATCCTCTGTCAATCCAAATCACAGCAGTATtaagagaaaaaaaaaacagaaaatTTTATACCATTCGAACCACCATTCTCCATCTTTTGCTGTGTTTCTAAATCAATATCAGTATTATTGATATCTATAACTTCGTTCGTGACTCATAAAACTTTGAACCCTCAattctacttgtagtacttgtagaacaCTATGTACTATAGTGTACACTACAGAACATACTAAAAGTAGTACCCCATCTACTTCCTATCGACTAGTTCCTATTGCCAAGTTTCGTAAAATCATGATATTATGCATGTGCTCTGTGCACAAAGTAATAGCAGCATCGGCAGCATCTATATCGCCGCGCCGACTGCACGTCTACCACCTGGTCCCTCACCTCGCCTTAATACGCTGCACCGCTTCCACTTCGGCAAGATAttccatctcttcttcttcacaCGGTTACAGTAGCATCCTTCGCTGAGCTTAGAAAACTACTGCATGAAACGCTCCAACTCCCCAGCCGAGTTCCGTCGTCCCCAGCCGCTGGGTTGCTTCTTAATGAACGCACCCACAGCACCCAGGTACCCCTCGTGTCGCAAAAAGTAAGCTTGTTTACTTCCCTGACTCCAAAAGTTGATGGCGTAACTCAGAGTATGCATGGTTTGCAGGTGGCCCCGGATGTACGATCCGCCAAAGTAAATGTGCTGGAGATTGTGGATCTGCGCTTGCAGAAATGCAATCTGGCCAATGTTGTTGGAAATAGCGTAGAGAAGCGACCGAGAGATATCCTCACTCTTGAACAAGTCCCGAGAGGACTTGGGCGCGTGAGAAGATGCAGAATCGGTGGACGATGCCGAAGCTTCGCTCTTGGCGTCGACGTCACCCCCACTCTTGCCGTCGCCTCcatcaccttctccactttCACGGTCCCTCTGAATCTCCTTGAACACTCGTCCAAAACTACTGGCAATAGTTGTCGCCTTCAGGCCAATCTTTGTGTAGTCCTGGCCATAAATATCACCCACAAGCATGTCCACATTCGAATTGTCTCCTtcggcagccttggcaAGCATCTCGTCGTAAGACGTAGCGTCGGTAAGAAGCGACAACAGGCCCCACAGAGTGCCTCCTCCAAGAGAGGAGCCACCGATACGCACAAACTGTTGCGGACCAAGAACTTTGATCATGCTAACGCCGGAACCAATGTTCACCAATAGATACGGGTAGATGGACGGCTGGCGGGGCTCGGCAAACACCATTGGGTTCGTTTCCGAGTAGCAAAAGACCTCCTCCGGGATTTCCGTGATGAAGAAATCCAGCCCAGCAATCAGACActccatctcgtcctcACGAGAGATATCGGCGCCCAGCTCGTTGCGCAACCGCTCGTAGAACTTGTATGCGCCCCCTCCGGTCGCCATGATGCGCATGTTGGACTGTTGGGGCTTTGTGGGACTCGCAGCAATGGTGGAGTCATGGGATGATGACCGGATCGACGAGCCGTCGGGGGTGAGTCGCTCGTTGGACCGGGAGCTGCGTCGATGATTGTCTTGAAGACGAGACATGAGGCCCTTGAGAAAGTCAATCATGTCATCTATCTTGTCCGTCTCAAACACTGTAAAGTTGAGACGACCACCCACGTCCTCTAGAGTGTCGCCGTTAGGCTCGTCGTGACTGAAGTAGACGATTTTGGCCAGTGAGCCGCCAATATCAATGGCAATGTGTGACACATGGGCCGTGTGGTGTGGAAGAACAATGTCTCGTGTGTCGGGGGGCGTTTCTCGGCCATTCTGATCCTTATTAACAATGAAGGCGCCCTCCACGTTGATCTGAATGTCACCGGCGTGGAGGAATTTGAGGGCAGAGGTGCGGGGAGAGTCCCTGGACCGAGCTGTGATATCCTTCAGTTCCTGTGTTGCTTGTTGCATCTACGTTAGTATTGGAGTCGACGCGCTCTGGGTGGCCGAGATGTTGTCTGCAGACCTAGATCCCCGTGATTCTGTAGAATAGGGTGTGGAATGGCATTCGCTGTGAGGTGACAACAGAAAGTGTCACACTGTGTACCTGACTCCCGTTGCATTAGAAGTGGAACAGTAGATCGTGCCGCTGACAGCAAAGGAAGTAATAGCTGGCAACTGTGGCTCTGGGTAAGACTGTCGGGCAGAACAGCGTAGCCAGGGGACAACAACATGTTGAAGCATGACAAGCCTGTGACAGTCGTAACCGTTCAAGGGCATAATCCTACTGTACGAGAGCTTTAGGAGGTTGACGAAGGCCGTAGCCATGGCCCAGAGCTGACGACAGCAGGTGAAACTGGAGATACCAGTGACGTCGCGGTGAGCAGTGGTATCGCAGATCCTCAGATGCATACAGACCAGAGCACAGCACCATTGTAAACTAAACATCACAATCACACCATACGTTCAATGTCTGGAACAGACATCAACTTCGGCCAAGCCAGTCATAGTCTGCTCCTTTCCAGCTGTGCCTGCTCTCTAGTATCCGTTGCACTCCAACTGCTTCCATACCATGCCAACTAGCTCTAGCTCACCTCCCCCCAACTAGCTCACCCACCATCCCGATATCTTATCGCAGCGACCTTGTCTCAGGATGCCACCCATCTTCCCACCCCATCACACCGCCGTTAGCGGTTGGGTAATACTCACTGTCGTGTCTGTGTATGCTAGATGGCCCGATTCTCAGGGTCTGTGTCGttcttctgtgtctgtatccgtgtctgtggctgtgTCTGGGTCTGAGAGTCGTTCACTGTCTCGGTGCTGTTCCGGAGTGAGACGTTTGTGTCGGTGTAGTGTCCGTCTGTGTAACTTGCTGAGTCTGAAGCAATGGAGCAAAGTGCCACGAGGAAGAATGTGACGATGCCTGGATGTGTCGCGTCtgcgtctgtgtctgtgtctgcgTCTGGTCGGGCGTGTTTGCACACAAATCAGTCTGTCGGTGTCACTTGCACCTCTCCACGTCCGGACTCTAATGCTATCTTTTTGATTTGCACAGACGCATTTTAGCTCGGAACCTTGGCACGAGACTAGTGGCAACCGAGGCGATGAGCCGGTGTGGGAAAGAGGGGCGCACAGTGGGCGTATCCACATAATGGATGAGTCACGTAGTCACATCATTCCGCCGTGGTCAACTCTTAATCTGTCGCTGCCTGGACGGCGGTCACCCAGACGTTGTCTAGCCGCTGCTGCTTACTCCGTAACCCCTAACACTTCTCCACACACCCGGTTACCTCGCACTGCAGCTGGCATGCAcgggtttttttttgttgggGGGCTGAACAAGCGAAACAGACGCCGAAAATTGAGCGTCTGGGGTTAAATGAGATAACGGGGCGTGTAGCCGAGGCAAGGCGGGAAAGGTGATGGAAAACCGGCACAAGGCGGGGCTAGGGGTCAGGAGAGCGTCTTGGATTTTTTATGGGGTTTTTATGGGATTTATTAGTATTTGTAAACTACTTTTTTGTCTGGTCCGGTAAAAGCAAGGCGAAAATGACGATCTAAAAACCGCCAAACGAAAATCAAGTCAATTCTGAAAGTCTagaaaaaaatgggaaaatgggaaaatgggaaaaTCTGAAAGCAACAAAAAATAGGAAGATAAATAAATCTGAAAGCAATAAAAAATAGGAAAAAATAGagaggaaaaagaagaagaaaaaaaagaaacaccGGGGAAAATCAGACACACGCAGAAACAgccgaaaaaaacactTGCTCACAATTGCACATTTGATACGCGCCCAAAAAACCTCCAGAACACTTCTTCAtacagtcacgtgacgtcgCTGAGGGCAATAAAAAATATCAACTCTATTTCTCCTTTCGGCCGAACCACTCCCCGAAGGAGGCTGAGTGGAGGTAAACCCTGTTTTATGCGGTGGGGTGTGTGAGTCTTGTGACGTCATTTGTTATATAGCCGCATTCTGAGACCATTTAGTTGAAGTTTTTGTTGAGTAGTGGAGCTGTCAGAGAAACTTTCACGTGGACTGATAAGTAATCGTGATTAGTGAAAGAATAGGTGAAGTAATAGTTGACAAAATCCCCGGGGTCGATATCTGAAGTCTTAGTGGTGGAGGGGAATGGGAAGGCATGAAAATGGAGCTCATAAGTCGCCAAACAATTTGGAAATGTCATCCCCAAGCAGACTATTCTTGAACATCTGTTATATACTCTTGTATCCATCTGTGTACACCCACGCAAGTTTCACCTCTGCTATTCACGATCATCCCACTGGGGGGAGGTACAGAGTCTTCAGAAACTTGAATAACGCTCATTCGATTCTTTCCATATTTTCTCAGACTAGAACCAGAAGTGCTTTTCTGATTAGATAAACTCGATAGAAGTATTTGTATAGAAAAACATTTGATAAGACAAGTTGTACAGTTTATTGACTTCACATGATAGGAACATTGCATGTCTCTAGATTGTGCTAAAGAGACACCAGGGTGGTTGATGAAATTTGAATCAGGTTCTGAAAGCGTACTTGACATTCTCCAAAACTCCCCATAGAGCTGTCATATTTGTAGCAAATTCTGAGAGCATATATCTACTCACTAATCTATATGCAGACATTCTTCTACAAGTCGCTACTAGAACGACACTAAAACACTGAAACTTGGATCTCAATTCTGGGGTCATGCTCTACACCGCTGTCATCTCCTACTTTGCACCTCTCATCTCTTTGTTTCGTTGGTTAACTTTCTATTATAAATATGTCTATAGACAATGTCTGTAGCAGACGGGACACGATATCAATGGAAAAAGACCTGTATCCGGAAGAAAAACGGTGTTGGGTATTCAGACGGTTCTAATTGATGTTCGAATATTCGGCTTCTTATGTAAAAGACGGAATATGAGACCTTGTAGCGTCATAGTAGCGGTTTCTGTGACTCCTCAAATTGTAGTTTTGGTATAGGGCTGTCTGATTGCGAAGTCTAGCAGGTCTTGCatcgctccttctcctccaactccttgtccagcttTTTGCTAATCTTTCTCCACAGCTTATAGAAGCCCACAGAGCCACTTGCCAGTCCAGTTACTGTCTGGTAAATGTTACTCAGACCCTCCGGCTCCAGACAGTCGATGGTGCAGAAGATAAAGTCGTTAGCGAGTTTGAACAGCGTCAATTTGGCATCCCAAATAGCCGCCTCGTCGCCAGACTTAGCCGCCAGCTGATAAGTTTCTATGCCGACCTTGATATTAATGAAAATGGCTCCGTACCATCCCCAGTTGGCCATGAGCTCTCCGTTTCGGCCGAGTCTCTTGCCCTTGACCACTCCAATTTTGCTGAGACAGTAAATGTCGTCACCGATAGTGTTTATGACCTCCATGAGCTCCGATTGGAACGCCAATGAAGTCAAGGGGTTCTTGGTTGTGACCAAATCCTCCACAGGACCCAACCACTCGCCTAATTTGATGATTTTTCGGAACTGCGAAAAGTTGGAAACCATACCATTCAGGCGCGACTCCATCTCGGCCAGTTTCCATAAAAGCATcatctgtttgtgtcgtgtgAACCACCCCTGTTTGGCCGCCCAAAGCAGAAGACGTCCTGTGTACTGGATCagcttgatggtcttgtccAGACCGCCCTTTTCCGCAAATAGCGTCAGAAAAACGCGCCATGGCGACGCGTGCAACGGAGGACGAGCTGCGTCGGCAATACTCCGTTCAGCAATAGACATGGGCACCGGAGCAGGGATTTCTGTTGTGTTGTCGATGATCTCGGGTTTATGTGCTTGGAACTCCTTGATTTCCACTTTCTCGTCGATTCTGACAGTCTTCTGCGAATCTCCAGCCGGTTTCGTCCGTCCAACCAGCTTAGACACCATGTTTGGTTCCCCCAAAGTCGTCATTTTGATGAATACAGGTTGGATCATGCTCAACGGTATTATTATAACGGTTTTGACTTCTTACTGCAACTGTTGTCAACAACTTCCACAGGACTTTGACCACGTTTGGAGAAAGGAGAAACCTCAGAGATACCGAAAAAACTCCCCCTGAAGCTGTATAAATCACCGGAAAATTTCACTCCAACTTTTCGCTCTGCCATAAACCACTTTACCACGGGAATAATCCCCTTTCTGATTGGCCTCGGCTCGGTCCATTAAAGTTTCACGTGTGCTACAACCTGCACCAAACTGCACCACCAAAATGCGTGCATACTACACCAAGGGGTGCACTGCACGATTAGTAAGAGAATGGTGATGCAAAAGCACCAGAAGAGGGGGGTAGAGGCGTCGCGTGACCACCTTTCTTCTGGTGGCCGTCTCATTTCACGTTACCACCTtctttcacgtgacatacCCCGTCCGCTCTCGCCTTTGACAGCAATTATAATCGTGTggatgtacaagtacccctCCATACCACCCCTCATTTTGTGTGTACACCGTTGACGCATAGTTATGTCCCCTGGTGACCCCCCACGGTCCTGTGTAGGGAAACGAAGCTGATGAGGCAATTCTACGACGCCATATACGTCTCCTGACGCATATTCCGGCCTCTTCAAATAGGAATGTGGCTCTTTTATGAGTTTTTTCTTGAGTTGTTGAATAGCGTTGATTCCGCGTTTTagaatatatattttttggTTGGGACTTTTGATTTGACTCatgttttattttataaaaaaacatataCAGTGTTGCAGTTGGAATATATAAACGTCGGTCGGTTCGATTCTCAATTGTGTGCAATATGACCCGAAAATATATCTTGTAATGAGCGTATTACTTTGATGAGCGTATTACCCACTTGTTGAAAGCTCAGCGTGGGTAAAGCTGACACGAGAAGAACAATTGTTAGTGTGGTTTGTTTCCAGGGTGGCTCGGGAGTGGGCTGGATCGAACCCACGGCCTCCCTGGCCTGGAGTATGGAGTCACCATGACAGAGCTCTTTGAGGCCATATTAAAGAGACATGAAAAAAGGATAGAGCCAGTTTTGTATATTTAGGGAGTTTATATATCCTATTGTTACGAATTAATTTGTTCATGTAATCTCTGAGAGAGAATCTATAAGCACAGTagcagtacatacttgaaCGTTGCAGTTGAGTGAAAAAATCCAGATAGCGGAACTTGTACATATAGAAGAAAGCTACCaagttacagtacagtacaacaaAAGTGATAAAGACAAGTTatttcacgtgattatTTAAATCACAGGGATTTTGTTGCTTTCCGAAATACACTGGCCGTTTTATGAGCTCCCAGATATACAATATCGCGACGCGTTCACGGGTGTAGTATTTAAGATTTGGGGCGTATCCACGGCAACGGTATCGTGCATGAGTTTGTTGGGCACACTCAAGCACACCTCTACTCCGTCAATGTCTCTATCTATCGACAAATACAAGCGGATTTACCGCAAGAACCCACTTCCCGAGGTGGCTGACTACGCGGCCGAACTGCagcagtcacgtgagcagTTCAAGAACGTCAAGTTTGCGTTTTTAGAGCAGGAAAACAAGGAAAAGTTCATTCGGTCGTTGACGACGAATGACAGGGTGCTGGAACAGGCTGATATTGATGCCGTAACTGCTGAGTCAGCCACCGGAAAGGAGCAGCTTCGGGTAGAGAAGCGCAAGGTGGAAGAGATTAGCAAGGAAGTGGAGGAGTTGGCTCAGGAGGTGGTAGCCAAAGACGGAGCCTTGGAGgaacagaaggagaaaaaaaagaagctCCAGAGTGAGTTGGCGGATGTGCAGAAACAGGTGTCAGCTCTCCAGGATGAAAGCCATAATCTCCCACCCCACCTGGCAGAAATGATGGGTCAATCTTTACAGGAGTTGGAAATTCAACTTGAACAGAGTAAAGCGGAATTGCAGACCAGTAAAGAGATGGTGACTCAGGTCGAGGAAGAACTGGTGCCACAACTGAATCAGGAGTTGGcggacaagaaggccgagacGGGGGCCTTACAGGGAGATCTCCTGCATGCTACTGCAGAGGCTGATAGAGCTGTGGccgagagagagaggttGAAGGGGAAATACAATGACAAGGAGCGGTTGATTTTGTGGCTCAAGAGTTCattggaggtgatggagcaGCAGTAGTCAGATCAGAGGAGATATGGTGAGACGCATAGACGTAGTCCGGGTGTCTACATATGGTCACGGGTGGTTCCGGGTAACCACCAAGGGATTCCTGATGTCTGAATGTGACCGTTGTCTGTGACCGTTGCCTGCGACTGTTTGTCTATGACCTCCAGCCTATGCTACCGGTATCTCGCTCCGCCTATTTTGTCTACTTATGGCCATCCGTTCAGGCCAGTGCGGCAACGGTTCAGACATCCGGTTCTAGATTTTAATCTGTTCATGGATATTTTGTGAAATGCACCATGATTAGCGATGTACTGCCATGATGTGTTGTGAAATTTGTTGGAATCACGTTGAAGTTGCTTGAGGAGTGTTGCTATCGAGAATCTGAAGTATTGCTTTCTAGCTTCTCAGGTGAATTTCCCAATTTGGTGTCTTCTATTAACTTCAGAAACACTTGTTCAATGTCTGTCCCTAAACAACGACCTTTTCAGGTTTCTGCCACATCACCGAGATATGTCACGTCTTTCTCTAGTCTCATACAGTTCTTGCAGTTAACATAACCATATTCTGCACTGAACTTGAGTTGATATCTGGCAGTATGTCTACTACTTGAACATTTAGTTGACGTCTGTTCGGACCAGATCATGATCAGTACCGATGGCACGTGACAGTTCCGTCTGTGTAACTAGATGATGCATCAGCAGCTATTCTGGTGCTTCTTCCAGTTCATTTTTCCTATTATCACCACATGATTACGGGGTTCACTAAGACCATCTGAGGAAATCTGGCCGGTGGAATAGTACAACAGCTAGGGTCACACGAGTAAATGTATTGATATCTGAAGTCACATGGTCAGCTGTATCTGCATAGAGATGCCGTTAAAATGGTTTCATCTGGCGAAACCACTCATAGTGAGTCGTTTTATGGCTCTGTCTACGGTGACTTACTAGTAGATCCATTTGGTCTTTACTCTAGCCAGTTAGCTGTATATAGCCCAAGTCCCATTGTTGGTGTCTCAGGTCTTGATAATTCCCCTAGGTCTCCGAGGACGTCAGTATTCCACTGGTAGTCACTAGTCTTAGTCTACTCTAGCGGAAGTAGCGTCTATCGCACGGCTGACGTGTGGCTGAACCACGTTGGCAATGCGCGTCCTAGACTAGCCGTTACCCCATCTACTCTTCGCTCTTCACCCTTCACCCTTCACTCTTCTGCTTCAACCTCAGCCTAATTACAGAGACGCCTATCGGTCCCCCAAAGCTACCTTGATCTACATTTACTTTGATCTACGTCCACCTTTATCTACACACCAGATCGATCCATCTACTCCAAGCCTGATGAATCAACAGGAATAATGACAACATTCATTTTATGAGCTCATTAGGGGCAACAC from Yarrowia lipolytica chromosome 1D, complete sequence encodes:
- a CDS encoding uncharacterized protein (Compare to YALI0D25454g, similar to Saccharomyces cerevisiae PER1 (YCR044C); ancestral locus Anc_1.72, weakly similar to uniprot|P25625 Saccharomyces cerevisiae YCR044c PER1 involved in manganese homeostasis): MRFYVILVLLTTLVLASVGDRSPDFRNCVTNCIRHTCQTQKYVPPLMHRLLLWDCPQECDYRCQQIITFARLNQGQEIVQFHGKWPFFRFFGIQELASVVFSLANFVPHYRGWLMLKHLNQRKPNPLIPYYIGFALVGMNSWIWSAVFHTRDFPVTEKLDYFSAGLSVLYGFFFATVRIFRLDRDSRETTRLVLASVCVTLFLAHVSYLSFIKFDYGYNMTANVVVGALQLIMWSVYSFTQFAKTHQWWSLMPFGLCVTISAAMGLELFDFPPWKFFIDAHSLWHAATVIPCFLWYTWMKKDLQYEERAEKQE
- a CDS encoding uncharacterized protein (Compare to YALI0D25476g, similar to Saccharomyces cerevisiae YDR531W; ancestral locus Anc_1.18, similar to uniprot|O93921 Emericella nidulans Pantothenate kinase (EC 2.7.1.33)) produces the protein MQQATQELKDITARSRDSPRTSALKFLHAGDIQINVEGAFIVNKDQNGRETPPDTRDIVLPHHTAHVSHIAIDIGGSLAKIVYFSHDEPNGDTLEDVGGRLNFTVFETDKIDDMIDFLKGLMSRLQDNHRRSSRSNERLTPDGSSIRSSSHDSTIAASPTKPQQSNMRIMATGGGAYKFYERLRNELGADISREDEMECLIAGLDFFITEIPEEVFCYSETNPMVFAEPRQPSIYPYLLVNIGSGVSMIKVLGPQQFVRIGGSSLGGGTLWGLLSLLTDATSYDEMLAKAAEGDNSNVDMLVGDIYGQDYTKIGLKATTIASSFGRVFKEIQRDRESGEGDGGDGKSGGDVDAKSEASASSTDSASSHAPKSSRDLFKSEDISRSLLYAISNNIGQIAFLQAQIHNLQHIYFGGSYIRGHLQTMHTLSYAINFWSQGSKQAYFLRHEGYLGAVGAFIKKQPSGWGRRNSAGELERFMQ
- a CDS encoding uncharacterized protein (Compare to YALI0D25498g, no similarity); this translates as MTTLGEPNMVSKLVGRTKPAGDSQKTVRIDEKVEIKEFQAHKPEIIDNTTEIPAPVPMSIAERSIADAARPPLHASPWRVFLTLFAEKGGLDKTIKLIQYTGRLLLWAAKQGWFTRHKQMMLLWKLAEMESRLNGMVSNFSQFRKIIKLGEWLGPVEDLVTTKNPLTSLAFQSELMEVINTIGDDIYCLSKIGVVKGKRLGRNGELMANWGWYGAIFINIKVGIETYQLAAKSGDEAAIWDAKLTLFKLANDFIFCTIDCLEPEGLSNIYQTVTGLASGSVGFYKLWRKISKKLDKELEEKERCKTC
- a CDS encoding uncharacterized protein (Compare to YALI0D25520g, weakly similar to uniprot|P25386 Saccharomyces cerevisiae YDL058w USO1), with amino-acid sequence MSLSIDKYKRIYRKNPLPEVADYAAELQQSREQFKNVKFAFLEQENKEKFIRSLTTNDRVLEQADIDAVTAESATGKEQLRVEKRKVEEISKEVEELAQEVVAKDGALEEQKEKKKKLQSELADVQKQVSALQDESHNLPPHLAEMMGQSLQELEIQLEQSKAELQTSKEMVTQVEEELVPQLNQELADKKAETGALQGDLLHATAEADRAVAERERLKGKYNDKERLILWLKSSLEVMEQQ